From a single Flavobacterium sp. genomic region:
- the rfbC gene encoding dTDP-4-dehydrorhamnose 3,5-epimerase produces MNFITTKLKGCFILEPKVIIDERGYFMESFNQKTFQEGVGQEVCFVQDNQSFSTKGVLRGLHYQCGEHAQAKLVRVLQGEVLDVAVDIRPESETYGQYEAILLSAENQKQFFVPRGFAHGFLVLSETATFFYKCDNFYNKESEGGLMYNDNTVNIDWNFPVQDLIISDKDKVLPNLQNAKKVW; encoded by the coding sequence ATGAATTTTATTACAACAAAATTAAAAGGATGTTTTATCCTAGAACCCAAAGTAATTATTGATGAACGTGGCTATTTTATGGAAAGTTTTAACCAAAAAACTTTTCAAGAAGGAGTGGGTCAAGAAGTTTGCTTTGTACAAGATAATCAATCGTTTTCAACTAAAGGTGTTTTACGTGGTTTACACTATCAATGTGGTGAACATGCTCAAGCAAAATTAGTTCGTGTTTTACAGGGAGAAGTACTAGATGTTGCGGTAGATATACGCCCAGAATCAGAAACATATGGTCAATATGAAGCCATTTTATTATCGGCAGAAAATCAAAAACAATTTTTTGTACCTAGAGGTTTTGCCCATGGATTTTTAGTGTTATCTGAAACAGCTACTTTCTTTTATAAATGTGATAATTTTTATAATAAAGAATCTGAAGGAGGCCTAATGTATAACGATAATACCGTTAATATCGATTGGAATTTTCCTGTTCAAGATTTAATTATTTCTGATAAAGATAAAGTATTACCTAATTTACAAAATGCTAAAAAAGTATGGTAG
- a CDS encoding acyloxyacyl hydrolase gives MKKEIIIFCFSFFISFSQEKAATYLDVQLFRGNVYKHTDDIGHLIKGHPDGFMLSYNWKTFGKKEWQQVYNYPEYGISYHYLDFKNRYLGVNQAIGVHYNFYFFNRQLMLRISQGIGMTSNPYDKENNNKNNAFGTKIMDNNYFLLQYKKENIFDKIGFQAGFMLTHFSNGRFKAPNSGINTFAFNVGLNYNFADKQEFIKDSLPSKETYKEKIKYNIAFRTGISEGPVPNLGQRQFYHIGLYADKRIGRKSALQLGTDVFFSRYLQDYIKFVSVAFEPTHDSYTKADTDYKRVGLFIGHELFINKFLIETQLGYYVYKPFNYETDIYQRVGVKYYIYKNIFSGVGLKTHGGRAEAIEATIGIRL, from the coding sequence ATGAAGAAAGAAATCATTATTTTTTGTTTTTCATTCTTTATTTCTTTTTCTCAGGAAAAAGCAGCTACCTATTTAGATGTTCAACTTTTTAGAGGAAATGTTTATAAACATACAGATGATATTGGACATTTAATAAAAGGCCATCCAGATGGATTTATGCTAAGTTATAATTGGAAAACATTTGGCAAAAAAGAATGGCAGCAAGTTTATAATTATCCCGAATACGGAATTTCATATCATTATTTAGACTTCAAAAATCGTTACTTAGGAGTTAATCAAGCCATTGGTGTACATTATAATTTTTATTTTTTTAATCGCCAATTGATGCTTCGAATTTCCCAAGGAATCGGAATGACTTCAAATCCTTACGATAAGGAAAACAATAACAAAAACAATGCTTTTGGCACTAAAATAATGGATAATAACTATTTTTTATTGCAATATAAAAAGGAAAATATTTTTGATAAAATTGGATTTCAAGCAGGTTTTATGTTAACACATTTTTCTAATGGTAGGTTTAAAGCGCCGAATAGCGGTATAAACACCTTTGCCTTTAATGTGGGTTTAAACTATAATTTTGCAGATAAACAAGAATTTATTAAAGATTCTTTACCATCTAAAGAAACATACAAAGAAAAAATAAAATATAATATTGCTTTTAGAACGGGTATTTCAGAAGGACCAGTTCCGAATTTAGGACAACGACAGTTTTATCATATTGGTTTATATGCCGATAAAAGAATTGGCAGAAAAAGCGCCTTACAGCTTGGAACGGATGTTTTTTTCTCACGCTATTTGCAAGATTATATTAAATTTGTTTCAGTGGCTTTTGAACCTACACACGATTCTTATACTAAAGCGGATACTGATTATAAAAGAGTTGGATTATTTATAGGACACGAATTATTCATCAATAAATTTTTAATAGAAACTCAATTAGGTTATTATGTGTACAAACCATTTAATTACGAAACAGACATATACCAAAGAGTTGGAGTAAAATATTATATTTACAAAAATATTTTCTCAGGAGTTGGTTTAAAAACCCACGGAGGAAGAGCTGAGGCCATTGAAGCGACAATTGGAATACGATTATAA
- the rfbA gene encoding glucose-1-phosphate thymidylyltransferase RfbA, which translates to MKGIILAGGSGTRLHPLTLAVSKQLMPIYDKPMIYYPLSTLMWAGINEILIISTPHDLPLFQKLLGDGKTLGCKFEYAVQEDPNGLAEAFIIGKDFIGQDKVALVLGDNIFYGTGLAELLQANNNPEGGIIYAYHVHDPERYGVVDFDAEGNVLSIEEKPLEPKSNYAVPGIYFYDNSIVEIAANIKPSPRGELEITDVNKEYLKQGKLKVSILDRGTAWLDTGTFQSLMQAGQFVQVIEERQGLKIGAIEEAAYKMGFINALQLQKLAEPLLKSGYGTHLMSLIKE; encoded by the coding sequence ATGAAAGGAATTATATTAGCAGGAGGTTCTGGCACACGTTTACACCCGTTAACATTAGCAGTAAGTAAACAGTTAATGCCAATTTATGATAAACCAATGATTTACTATCCATTATCAACATTGATGTGGGCAGGAATCAACGAGATTTTAATTATTTCAACACCGCATGATTTACCCTTATTCCAAAAACTTTTAGGAGATGGAAAAACTTTAGGTTGTAAATTTGAATATGCGGTACAAGAAGATCCAAACGGATTAGCAGAAGCATTTATTATTGGAAAAGATTTTATTGGACAAGATAAAGTAGCGCTAGTTTTAGGAGATAATATTTTTTATGGGACGGGCTTAGCTGAGTTACTTCAGGCTAACAATAATCCAGAAGGAGGAATTATTTATGCTTATCACGTTCACGACCCAGAGCGTTATGGCGTGGTTGATTTTGATGCCGAAGGAAATGTACTTTCTATAGAAGAAAAACCATTAGAACCTAAATCAAATTATGCCGTTCCTGGTATTTATTTTTATGACAATTCTATTGTAGAAATAGCAGCTAATATTAAACCAAGTCCTCGTGGCGAATTAGAAATTACAGACGTAAATAAAGAATATTTAAAGCAAGGAAAATTAAAAGTAAGCATATTAGATAGAGGAACCGCTTGGTTAGATACGGGTACATTTCAATCATTAATGCAAGCTGGACAATTTGTGCAAGTTATTGAAGAACGCCAAGGATTAAAAATTGGAGCTATTGAAGAAGCAGCATATAAAATGGGATTTATCAATGCTTTACAATTGCAAAAATTAGCAGAACCGCTTTTAAAAAGTGGCTATGGTACACATTTAATGAGTTTGATTAAAGAATAA
- the rfbD gene encoding dTDP-4-dehydrorhamnose reductase has protein sequence MVVLVTGANGQLGQAIQSISGKYPEIDFVFCSSSELDITNLENCQAVFSTYQPHFCINAAAYTAVDKAESEPAKAFNINANGAENLAITSKQHNTILIHISTDFVFDAYFSEGVAYYDREFRLPLKSNIGLSETDIPFPSGVYGLTKLQGEQAIQAIWEKHFIIRTSWVYSQFGNNFMKTMLRLASERDSLSVVADQIGTPTNAVDLAEVLLKIIQSPNTHRPSSFGIYNFSNEGQCSWYDFAKEIFSQSNITIDLKSIPTTAYPTPAKRPAYSVLDKSKLKEIFNIEIKDWQTSLNSCLN, from the coding sequence ATGGTAGTACTTGTAACAGGAGCAAATGGGCAGTTAGGACAAGCTATTCAATCTATTTCTGGAAAATATCCTGAAATAGATTTTGTGTTTTGTTCTTCTTCTGAATTAGACATTACTAATTTAGAAAATTGTCAAGCTGTTTTTTCAACCTATCAACCACATTTTTGTATCAATGCAGCTGCTTACACAGCGGTTGACAAAGCAGAAAGCGAACCAGCAAAAGCTTTTAACATCAACGCAAACGGAGCAGAAAACTTAGCAATTACATCAAAACAACACAATACGATACTAATTCATATTTCTACTGATTTTGTTTTTGATGCTTATTTCTCAGAAGGAGTTGCCTATTATGACCGAGAATTTAGATTACCATTAAAAAGTAATATAGGACTTAGTGAAACCGATATCCCTTTTCCAAGTGGGGTTTATGGTTTAACAAAATTACAAGGTGAACAAGCAATTCAGGCAATTTGGGAAAAACATTTTATTATTAGAACTTCTTGGGTATATTCTCAATTTGGCAATAATTTTATGAAAACCATGCTACGATTGGCCTCTGAAAGAGATAGTCTTTCTGTTGTTGCAGACCAAATAGGAACACCAACAAATGCGGTTGATTTAGCGGAGGTTTTGTTAAAAATCATCCAATCACCCAACACTCATCGCCCTTCATCTTTTGGAATTTATAACTTCAGCAATGAAGGACAATGTTCATGGTACGATTTTGCAAAAGAAATATTTTCGCAAAGTAATATTACTATTGATTTAAAATCAATTCCAACAACCGCCTATCCAACACCTGCAAAACGACCTGCGTATAGTGTGTTAGATAAATCGAAATTAAAAGAAATATTTAATATTGAAATTAAAGATTGGCAAACTAGTTTAAATTCATGTTTAAATTAA
- the rfbB gene encoding dTDP-glucose 4,6-dehydratase, whose translation MKNILVTGGAGFIGANFVPYFIENNLDYHLVNLDLLTYAGNLENVSEVENHPRYTFVQGDICDRNFIEELFQKYQFHDVIHFAAESHVDNSISGPEAFIKTNVLGTFNLLDTARKLWMSAPNQYNAVFENSRFHHVSTDEVYGTLGETGLFEETTPYAPNSPYSASKAGSDMIVRSYFHTYGMNVVTTNCSNNYGPKQHNEKLIPTIIRKAISGENIPIYGDGKNVRDWLYVLDHCKGIELAFKTGKAGETYNIGGRNEHNNLYIVDTVCSILNELQPKSNGKYQDQITFVKDRPGHDLRYAIDATKIETELGWKADENFESGIKKTIEWYLNKFKG comes from the coding sequence ATGAAAAATATATTAGTTACTGGAGGTGCAGGATTTATAGGCGCTAATTTTGTTCCTTACTTTATAGAAAACAATTTAGATTATCATTTGGTAAATTTGGATTTACTGACTTATGCAGGAAATTTAGAAAATGTTTCTGAAGTAGAAAATCATCCGAGATATACTTTTGTTCAAGGTGATATTTGCGATAGAAATTTTATTGAAGAATTATTTCAAAAATATCAATTTCACGATGTAATTCATTTTGCAGCAGAAAGCCATGTTGATAACTCCATTTCTGGTCCGGAAGCATTCATTAAAACCAATGTTTTAGGAACATTTAATTTGTTAGATACAGCAAGAAAACTTTGGATGTCGGCTCCTAATCAATACAATGCTGTATTTGAAAATTCCCGTTTTCACCACGTTTCTACCGATGAGGTTTATGGAACGTTAGGTGAAACCGGTTTGTTTGAAGAAACCACTCCTTATGCGCCAAATAGTCCATATTCTGCATCAAAAGCAGGTTCCGATATGATTGTGAGAAGTTATTTCCACACCTACGGAATGAATGTAGTTACGACAAATTGTTCTAACAATTATGGGCCTAAGCAGCATAATGAAAAGTTAATCCCAACCATTATTCGTAAAGCAATTTCTGGAGAAAATATTCCAATCTATGGCGATGGAAAAAATGTACGCGATTGGTTATATGTTTTAGATCATTGCAAAGGAATTGAATTAGCTTTCAAAACAGGAAAAGCAGGAGAAACCTACAATATTGGCGGAAGAAACGAACACAATAATTTATATATTGTTGACACTGTTTGTTCTATTTTGAATGAACTACAACCTAAATCAAACGGAAAATATCAAGATCAAATAACATTTGTAAAAGATAGACCAGGTCATGATTTACGTTATGCAATTGACGCCACCAAAATTGAAACAGAATTAGGCTGGAAAGCCGATGAAAATTTTGAGTCGGGAATCAAGAAAACAATAGAATGGTACTTAAACAAATTTAAAGGATAG
- a CDS encoding glycosyltransferase family 4 protein: protein MKKKIAIAFITASNPLDKKSWSGIYYQMHNGLANNIEKVECIGPIPLFFIKAMAVTNRITKFFFGKGYNYKNSIVLSFIHSKFIQFKLRGKKFDYIFAPAASTEVAFLKTNIPIIYCSDSSFGQLNEYYDTYSNLFDFSVNESNLIEQKGIQKAKFLTYPSIWAKSYVEQNYINKATTKVIPFGANINQEYIYFEPKTISKAEEINLLFLGVDWYRKGGEIVYDSFLQLIEKGYNVSLTVCGCIPPIVHNKMEIIPFLDKNKNEDLIRLTTLFSAAHFLFLPSKAECFGIVFCEASAFGIPSITRNTGGIGNAVINGVNGYCLDEKSNSDAYTLQLQNLIENEEEYKKLSLSSRKLYEDELNWDHWAKEVIAMLETK, encoded by the coding sequence ATGAAAAAAAAAATTGCTATTGCATTTATAACAGCATCTAACCCTTTAGATAAAAAATCGTGGTCAGGCATTTATTATCAAATGCACAATGGGTTAGCTAATAATATTGAAAAAGTGGAATGTATTGGACCCATTCCACTTTTTTTTATTAAAGCTATGGCTGTTACAAATAGGATAACTAAGTTTTTTTTTGGAAAAGGATATAATTATAAAAACTCAATTGTTTTAAGCTTCATTCACTCAAAGTTCATCCAATTTAAATTGCGAGGGAAAAAGTTTGATTATATTTTTGCGCCAGCTGCTTCAACCGAAGTTGCTTTTTTAAAAACAAATATTCCAATAATATATTGTTCTGATTCTTCTTTTGGACAATTAAATGAGTATTACGATACATATTCAAATCTTTTCGATTTTTCTGTAAATGAATCAAACCTAATAGAACAAAAAGGAATCCAAAAAGCAAAATTTTTAACATACCCTTCAATTTGGGCAAAATCTTATGTTGAACAAAACTATATTAATAAAGCTACAACAAAAGTTATTCCGTTTGGCGCTAATATTAATCAAGAATATATTTATTTTGAACCAAAAACAATTTCTAAAGCAGAAGAGATTAATCTATTATTTTTAGGTGTTGATTGGTATAGAAAAGGAGGAGAAATAGTTTATGACTCATTTTTACAGCTTATTGAAAAAGGATATAATGTTTCACTAACAGTATGTGGATGTATACCTCCAATAGTTCACAATAAAATGGAGATAATCCCGTTTTTAGATAAGAACAAAAATGAGGATTTAATTCGATTAACCACTTTGTTTTCTGCGGCTCATTTTTTGTTTTTACCGAGTAAAGCAGAGTGTTTTGGTATCGTTTTTTGTGAAGCAAGTGCTTTTGGAATACCAAGTATTACAAGAAACACCGGCGGAATAGGTAATGCAGTAATAAACGGTGTAAACGGATATTGTTTAGATGAAAAATCAAACTCGGACGCTTACACATTACAATTACAAAACTTAATTGAAAATGAAGAAGAGTATAAGAAATTAAGTTTATCTTCGAGAAAATTATACGAAGACGAATTAAATTGGGACCACTGGGCAAAAGAGGTTATTGCTATGTTAGAAACAAAATAA
- a CDS encoding glycosyltransferase: protein MNQNKNIYCLTPIYNDWDSFAVLIQEISNHKQDLKQYNFFVVAVNDGSTEDLPKDFDYKNIPVTVLNLKINIGHQRAIAVGLQYIYNEVSDYDFVVVMDSDGEDKPQDIKELINKAQQEKEKKIIFAQRKKRQESTFFKVGYFFYKYLFYFLTGQKISFGNFSVIPSKLLSKVVHQNNIWNHYSGGIIQSKIPFEKVLLDRGKRYKGVSKMNFNSLIIHGLSSIAVYFDFLSLRILRYSLYGIGICFVSVLFILYQKIFTDNAIPGWASSLILIISGIILQLFSVTLIVLLLQLSSRKNISAPNSKIYKNFIKNEENFNKN from the coding sequence ATGAATCAAAATAAAAATATTTATTGTTTAACTCCTATTTATAATGATTGGGATAGCTTTGCTGTATTGATTCAGGAAATTAGTAATCACAAACAAGATTTAAAGCAGTATAATTTTTTTGTAGTAGCAGTGAATGATGGTTCTACCGAAGATTTACCTAAAGATTTTGATTACAAGAATATACCTGTAACGGTATTAAATTTAAAAATCAACATTGGACATCAAAGAGCTATTGCTGTTGGGTTGCAATACATTTATAATGAAGTTTCTGATTATGATTTTGTTGTGGTTATGGATAGTGATGGAGAAGACAAGCCACAAGATATTAAGGAATTAATCAATAAGGCACAACAAGAAAAAGAAAAGAAAATCATCTTTGCTCAACGAAAAAAGCGTCAAGAATCTACTTTTTTTAAAGTAGGTTATTTTTTCTATAAGTATTTGTTTTATTTTTTAACAGGACAAAAAATAAGCTTTGGAAATTTTAGTGTTATCCCAAGTAAATTACTTTCAAAAGTAGTCCATCAAAATAATATTTGGAATCATTACTCTGGAGGGATTATCCAATCTAAAATTCCTTTTGAAAAAGTATTACTTGATAGAGGTAAACGATACAAAGGGGTTTCTAAAATGAATTTTAATAGTTTAATTATTCACGGTTTGAGTTCCATTGCTGTTTATTTTGATTTTTTATCATTAAGAATTTTAAGATATTCATTGTATGGCATAGGAATTTGTTTTGTTTCAGTTTTATTCATTCTATATCAAAAAATTTTTACAGATAATGCCATTCCTGGCTGGGCCTCAAGCCTAATATTGATAATATCAGGAATTATTTTACAATTATTTTCCGTTACCCTTATAGTGTTATTATTGCAATTAAGTTCAAGAAAAAACATAAGCGCACCTAATTCAAAAATATATAAAAATTTTATCAAAAATGAAGAAAATTTTAACAAAAATTAG
- a CDS encoding GIN domain-containing protein — MKKSVLHIALLCCLFLATACGISEDCFKGNGNRITQSFPIDNFTKIKVYDGVGLVIKEGPNYEVNIATSDNIIDDIEVRLNGDMLVVKDNSTCNIARDYGQTTVYVTAPNLEEIYSKTDQDIRSDGILHYNLLRLYSIGDDGDGAGTGDFYITIENNGQLVIESNNVSNFYINGHCNEMLLNFYFGDGRFYGKDLHSQFIKVYHRGSNDMIVYPVQKIEGTIFATGNIILENVPPFVNVEEVYTGRVIY, encoded by the coding sequence ATGAAAAAAAGTGTTTTACATATTGCTCTTTTGTGTTGTCTATTTTTAGCAACTGCTTGTGGTATTTCAGAAGATTGTTTTAAAGGAAACGGCAATAGAATTACTCAAAGTTTCCCAATAGATAATTTCACCAAAATAAAAGTCTATGACGGTGTTGGGTTGGTCATAAAAGAAGGCCCAAACTATGAAGTTAATATAGCAACATCAGATAATATTATTGATGATATAGAAGTAAGATTAAACGGAGATATGCTTGTAGTTAAAGACAATTCTACATGTAATATTGCACGGGATTATGGACAAACAACGGTTTATGTAACAGCTCCCAATTTAGAAGAAATTTACTCTAAAACAGACCAAGACATTCGAAGTGATGGGATTTTACATTATAATTTACTAAGATTGTATTCTATAGGAGATGATGGCGACGGAGCTGGAACAGGAGATTTTTATATTACGATAGAAAATAATGGACAATTAGTAATTGAAAGTAATAATGTTTCTAATTTTTATATAAATGGCCATTGTAATGAAATGTTATTAAATTTTTATTTTGGAGATGGTCGTTTTTATGGTAAAGATTTACATTCTCAATTCATAAAAGTGTATCATAGAGGTTCAAATGATATGATTGTATATCCAGTTCAAAAGATAGAAGGAACTATCTTTGCCACAGGAAATATTATTTTAGAAAATGTACCGCCATTTGTTAATGTGGAAGAGGTTTATACAGGAAGAGTAATTTATTAG
- a CDS encoding glycosyltransferase family 39 protein: MKKILTKIRENKLLTIVIVVGAILRFYNLDFQSVWLDEIHTLNEANPNLTFIEVYESVFQGEQMPPLYFYIIYVLFKVFGYVPIVMRIFSAIIGVFSIYGIYLLGREMYSKKAGIIAALLLCINYFHILHSQEGRPYAFFALFTILSFYWLIRLLKDFSKRTIIYYSLFTALMLYGHYFGLFTFFSQYIIILFIFLISNKNERIQLFKQTFFSSLIVLILFLPALPRLFSISKITDFWIPKPTNETITLIFKEFFGYSEILVSLITISVIWYFISLYNRTTKISFTKKDLMNDRITFSFITLLIWFTIVIISPLIRSYLSVPMLLTRYFITLLPAIILLIAIGIASLKNKVIAYSFCLVLFLFSIVDLVVVKQFYTTIYKSQFREVTNFIKEKNKTNRPVVSSIGVYMPYFFSEKTEIINKNLDEFVTEMQADSSKIREFWYVDGHGKDYTTNEKTLDFLTKNFYVEDNFDQVSAWTKHFVSVKKFSSKVDLSKYTKINEINGNEITSNIEFFENNAGKLKMTGWAIFENQPSITTKTEIILIDLKTKVASKMRTQKVFRPDITIAFKNEYDLESAGFSAEISLSDLKPGTYKLALLLIDITTNKEGLKLTDREIVIN; encoded by the coding sequence ATGAAGAAAATTTTAACAAAAATTAGAGAAAACAAGCTTTTAACAATAGTAATTGTAGTAGGAGCAATTTTAAGATTTTATAATTTAGATTTTCAAAGTGTTTGGCTTGATGAAATTCATACATTAAACGAGGCAAATCCAAATTTAACATTTATTGAAGTATATGAAAGTGTATTTCAAGGAGAGCAAATGCCGCCATTATACTTTTATATAATATATGTATTATTTAAAGTTTTTGGTTATGTACCAATTGTGATGCGAATTTTTTCTGCCATTATAGGAGTATTTAGCATTTATGGAATTTATCTATTAGGAAGAGAAATGTATTCAAAAAAGGCAGGAATAATTGCTGCACTTTTACTTTGTATAAATTATTTTCATATATTACATTCACAGGAAGGTAGACCTTATGCTTTTTTTGCCTTATTTACAATTTTATCTTTTTATTGGTTAATTAGATTATTGAAAGATTTTTCAAAAAGAACAATAATATATTATAGTCTTTTTACAGCATTAATGCTTTATGGACATTATTTTGGCTTGTTTACCTTTTTTTCACAATATATAATTATTCTATTTATATTTTTAATATCTAATAAGAATGAGCGAATTCAGTTATTTAAGCAAACGTTTTTTTCTTCTCTAATTGTCTTAATTTTATTTTTACCAGCCCTTCCACGTTTATTTAGTATTTCTAAAATTACTGATTTTTGGATTCCTAAACCAACAAATGAAACGATTACATTGATATTTAAAGAGTTTTTTGGATATTCAGAAATACTGGTTTCATTGATAACTATTTCCGTTATATGGTATTTTATTAGTTTATATAACAGAACTACTAAAATATCATTTACTAAAAAAGATTTAATGAATGATAGGATTACATTTAGCTTTATTACTTTACTTATATGGTTTACAATAGTAATAATATCTCCTTTGATACGTTCTTATTTATCAGTACCGATGTTATTAACGCGTTATTTTATAACATTATTACCAGCGATTATATTGCTAATAGCAATAGGTATTGCATCACTTAAAAATAAAGTGATTGCATATTCATTTTGTTTGGTATTATTTTTATTTAGTATTGTTGATTTAGTAGTTGTAAAACAGTTTTATACTACTATTTATAAATCTCAATTTAGGGAAGTAACAAATTTTATCAAAGAAAAAAACAAAACTAATAGGCCTGTTGTTAGTAGCATAGGAGTTTATATGCCTTATTTTTTTAGTGAAAAAACAGAGATTATAAATAAAAATTTAGATGAATTTGTTACAGAAATGCAAGCCGATTCATCTAAAATTAGAGAATTTTGGTATGTAGATGGTCATGGTAAAGATTATACAACGAATGAAAAAACATTAGATTTTTTAACTAAGAATTTTTATGTGGAAGATAATTTTGATCAAGTTAGCGCATGGACAAAACATTTTGTTTCTGTAAAGAAATTTTCATCAAAAGTAGATTTATCAAAATACACAAAAATAAATGAAATTAATGGTAACGAAATTACAAGTAATATTGAATTTTTCGAGAATAATGCTGGAAAATTAAAAATGACAGGTTGGGCAATATTTGAAAACCAACCTAGTATCACAACAAAGACAGAAATTATCCTGATAGATTTAAAAACCAAAGTTGCTTCAAAAATGAGAACTCAAAAAGTTTTTAGACCAGATATAACAATTGCTTTTAAAAACGAATATGATTTAGAAAGCGCTGGTTTTAGTGCAGAAATTTCACTTTCAGATTTAAAACCAGGAACATATAAATTAGCATTATTACTGATTGATATTACAACAAATAAAGAAGGGTTAAAACTTACAGATAGAGAAATAGTGATAAATTAA